A window of Phyllobacterium sp. T1293 contains these coding sequences:
- a CDS encoding zinc-dependent alcohol dehydrogenase family protein: MSKTMKRWVLGGAGRENLNLIEANIPTPGPGEILVKASAASLNYRDKLLVDLGFGLPTPQTEPVTPLSDLAGTVVAAGADVTRFVAGDRVISTFLPDWIDGNGPGTARDPNDRVLGGPMQGVLAEYVVLHENWAVRAPSKLTDLQASALPCAGLTAWTALVERGKLRAGQTVVVIGTGGVAIFGMQIALMHGAEVIVVSGDDKKLAWAKELGAHHGINRQKEDWVEAVYRLTNDHGADHILETIGGAHLDKSLRAAAVCGRISLIGVIDGFEISGGFGAFARKRLIVEGIQVGHRRSLEDLVCAFDLSGMTPVIDAVYKMEDFAAALDHLERGPFGKVAVEIG, translated from the coding sequence ATGAGCAAAACAATGAAGCGCTGGGTGCTGGGCGGTGCCGGGCGCGAAAACCTCAACTTGATCGAGGCCAACATCCCGACACCCGGCCCAGGTGAAATCCTTGTGAAAGCGAGCGCTGCCTCGCTTAATTATCGCGACAAACTGCTGGTCGATCTCGGTTTTGGTTTGCCGACACCGCAGACCGAACCGGTCACGCCTCTTTCTGATCTGGCCGGAACTGTTGTGGCTGCCGGGGCTGATGTGACACGGTTCGTTGCGGGTGATCGCGTCATCTCGACGTTTCTGCCCGATTGGATCGACGGCAATGGTCCGGGGACTGCCCGCGATCCCAATGACCGTGTTCTTGGCGGGCCGATGCAGGGCGTTCTTGCTGAATATGTTGTCTTGCACGAGAATTGGGCAGTGCGTGCGCCAAGCAAGCTCACTGATTTGCAGGCAAGCGCGCTGCCTTGCGCGGGTCTCACCGCATGGACGGCGCTGGTCGAGCGCGGCAAGCTGCGGGCAGGGCAGACGGTGGTTGTCATCGGCACTGGCGGTGTGGCGATCTTCGGCATGCAGATTGCATTGATGCACGGCGCCGAAGTCATTGTGGTATCAGGCGATGACAAGAAGCTGGCTTGGGCCAAGGAGCTTGGAGCCCATCACGGTATCAATCGCCAGAAGGAGGATTGGGTGGAAGCGGTCTATCGTCTGACCAATGATCATGGTGCGGACCATATATTGGAGACGATCGGCGGCGCACATCTCGATAAATCCCTGCGGGCCGCTGCCGTCTGTGGAAGGATATCGCTGATCGGCGTAATTGACGGTTTTGAGATATCGGGCGGTTTCGGCGCTTTTGCACGTAAGCGTCTGATCGTTGAGGGAATTCAGGTGGGGCACCGGCGTTCGCTGGAAGATCTGGTGTGCGCCTTCGATCTGTCAGGCATGACGCCCGTTATTGATGCCGTCTACAAGATGGAGGATTTTGCCGCTGCGCTCGACCATCTGGAGCGCGGTCCCTTTGGCAAGGTCGCTGTCGAGATCGGCTGA
- a CDS encoding DUF1801 domain-containing protein produces MAKTVDDYIAGLGGWQAEAVVALRRDILSVDGVTETFKWGHPVYESNGPVCLFKAHKSHVAFALWRGAEMKSLEPKLEESGSFLMASLKLQGPGEIKTAVVHKLVTAGVALNAEKGDPTKEAKRV; encoded by the coding sequence ATGGCCAAGACGGTTGACGACTATATTGCGGGCCTTGGCGGCTGGCAGGCGGAAGCTGTTGTCGCGCTACGCCGGGATATATTGAGTGTGGATGGTGTGACGGAGACGTTCAAATGGGGCCATCCGGTTTACGAGTCCAATGGCCCGGTATGTCTGTTCAAAGCGCACAAGTCGCATGTGGCGTTTGCGCTATGGCGCGGTGCGGAAATGAAGTCGCTTGAACCGAAACTGGAAGAGAGCGGCAGCTTTTTGATGGCATCGCTGAAGCTTCAGGGGCCGGGCGAAATAAAGACGGCTGTGGTCCACAAGCTTGTCACCGCCGGTGTGGCGCTCAATGCGGAAAAGGGCGATCCGACAAAGGAAGCCAAGCGCGTCTGA
- a CDS encoding ArsR/SmtB family transcription factor: MTPDRLSGILSALADPTRRAILARLSEGETSVTELAEPFNMSMPAVSKHLKVLEKAGLIARGREAQWRPCRLEAGPLREVSDWLEHYRRFWDQSLDRLEDYLQTLQKGDPNGTPN, from the coding sequence ATGACGCCTGACCGTCTCAGTGGCATATTGTCTGCACTCGCCGATCCAACGCGGCGGGCTATTCTGGCGCGACTGTCCGAAGGCGAAACATCTGTGACTGAATTGGCCGAGCCATTCAACATGAGCATGCCAGCGGTTTCAAAACATCTGAAGGTGCTGGAGAAGGCGGGCCTGATCGCGCGCGGGCGGGAAGCCCAATGGCGGCCCTGCCGTCTGGAGGCTGGACCTTTGCGTGAAGTATCCGACTGGCTCGAGCATTACCGGCGGTTCTGGGATCAGAGCCTCGACCGGCTTGAAGACTATCTGCAGACCTTGCAGAAGGGTGATCCCAACGGGACGCCGAACTAA
- a CDS encoding pyridoxal phosphate-dependent aminotransferase codes for MAFLADALSRVKVSATIAITQKARDLKAEGRDVISLSVGEPDFDTPENIKEAAIAAIRRGETKYTPVSGIVPLREAIARKFKRENELEYKPSQTIVSTGGKHVIYNALLATLNPGDEVICVAPYWVSYPEMVALCGGTPVIVSALQKHDFKLQPEDLERAITPKTKWVILNSPSNPSGAAYSWDELKKITDVLVRHPHVWVLTDDMYEHLTYGDFKFVTPAQVEPSLYDRTLTMNGVSKAYAMTGWRIGYAAGPQALINAMDMVQGQQTSGTSAISQWAAVEALDGTQEHLPIFKKAFEGRRDLIVSMLNQAPLLECPKPEGAFYVYPSCAAAIGKTAPSGKVIETDEDFVSELLSSEAVAAVHGSAFGLGPNLRISYATSDAKLEEAGKRIQRFCASLR; via the coding sequence ATGGCATTCCTCGCCGACGCCCTTTCCCGTGTGAAGGTTTCCGCAACGATTGCGATCACCCAGAAAGCACGTGATCTGAAAGCCGAGGGCCGGGATGTGATTTCGCTCTCCGTGGGCGAGCCGGATTTTGATACGCCTGAAAATATCAAGGAAGCCGCCATTGCCGCCATCCGTCGCGGCGAAACCAAGTACACACCGGTATCCGGCATTGTGCCGCTGCGTGAAGCCATTGCCCGCAAGTTCAAGCGCGAGAACGAACTGGAATACAAGCCGAGCCAGACCATTGTTTCAACCGGCGGCAAGCATGTCATCTATAACGCACTGCTCGCCACGCTGAACCCCGGCGATGAAGTGATCTGCGTTGCGCCTTACTGGGTCAGCTACCCGGAAATGGTTGCGCTGTGCGGTGGCACCCCGGTTATCGTTTCAGCCCTGCAGAAGCATGATTTCAAGCTGCAGCCGGAAGATCTGGAACGGGCGATCACACCAAAGACCAAATGGGTCATTCTGAACTCACCATCCAACCCTTCGGGCGCTGCCTACAGCTGGGATGAACTGAAGAAGATCACTGATGTTCTCGTGCGTCATCCGCATGTCTGGGTTCTGACCGACGACATGTATGAGCATCTGACCTATGGCGACTTCAAATTCGTTACCCCGGCGCAGGTCGAGCCAAGCCTTTATGACCGCACGCTGACCATGAACGGCGTATCCAAGGCCTATGCCATGACCGGCTGGCGCATCGGCTATGCCGCGGGTCCGCAGGCGCTGATCAACGCCATGGATATGGTGCAGGGCCAGCAGACATCGGGCACCAGCGCGATCTCGCAATGGGCCGCTGTCGAGGCACTCGACGGAACGCAGGAACATCTGCCCATCTTCAAGAAAGCCTTTGAAGGTCGCCGCGATCTCATCGTTTCGATGCTCAATCAGGCGCCGCTACTGGAATGCCCGAAGCCGGAAGGCGCGTTCTATGTCTATCCGTCCTGCGCGGCAGCCATCGGCAAGACTGCCCCATCGGGCAAAGTGATTGAAACGGACGAGGATTTCGTCAGTGAACTGCTGTCGAGCGAGGCTGTTGCCGCCGTACACGGCTCGGCCTTTGGCCTTGGACCGAACCTGCGCATTTCCTATGCCACATCGGATGCCAAGCTTGAGGAAGCCGGCAAGCGCATCCAGCGCTTCTGCGCCAGCCTGCGCTGA
- a CDS encoding putative quinol monooxygenase, giving the protein MKKQFYTSANLNEGFVVAISIEAKKGQEEAVGALLKGLVAPTMAEPGVKLFLPYRSPTNPANFFLYELYVDEAGWQQHQETEHFKAAIEKLLPLTAKRERLPFVPFFE; this is encoded by the coding sequence ATGAAAAAGCAATTTTACACATCCGCCAATCTAAACGAGGGTTTCGTTGTTGCGATCAGCATTGAAGCCAAGAAAGGCCAAGAAGAGGCTGTAGGAGCCCTGCTCAAGGGGCTCGTTGCGCCAACAATGGCTGAACCCGGCGTCAAACTCTTCTTGCCGTATCGCTCGCCAACCAACCCGGCCAATTTCTTTCTGTACGAGCTTTATGTCGATGAGGCAGGTTGGCAACAACATCAAGAAACTGAGCACTTCAAAGCAGCCATCGAAAAGCTGCTTCCCCTGACAGCAAAGCGCGAGCGACTGCCATTCGTTCCGTTTTTTGAGTAA
- a CDS encoding NAD(P)H-binding protein, which translates to MLTDIERLTDAQFLRLFQAKRFLVTGATGNVGRHIVNTLLENGYLVRALTRDAKRANLPRYVEVVEGDLTRPETFERALAGVAGLHLITIGGDDYTPLENGDEIVQLARWEGVQRISVLSDGRTGSVEKAVMASDVDWTILQPVDLMSNTLGWIKSIKSANVVREPYGRMAKTLIHEADVAAVAAKILSDGGHSRKTLKLTGSEVLTIPDKIRAISAATGKPITYVEVSEEHTRQSMRELGIDEDVIDYVVAWNSNPPVEGRAVTKSVQQVIGRPPLSFTHWVREHAPLFM; encoded by the coding sequence ATGTTGACCGACATTGAAAGACTAACAGACGCACAGTTTCTCCGGCTGTTTCAGGCAAAACGATTTCTTGTGACAGGCGCAACGGGCAATGTTGGCCGGCACATCGTCAATACGCTATTGGAAAATGGCTATCTTGTCCGGGCGCTGACCCGTGATGCGAAGCGTGCCAATCTACCCCGCTACGTTGAGGTGGTCGAAGGCGATCTGACAAGGCCTGAAACATTCGAACGGGCGCTCGCCGGGGTTGCGGGTCTTCATCTCATCACCATCGGCGGCGATGATTACACGCCACTCGAAAACGGTGACGAAATCGTGCAGCTGGCGCGTTGGGAGGGTGTGCAGCGCATCAGCGTGCTCAGCGATGGCCGTACTGGCAGTGTTGAAAAGGCTGTTATGGCAAGCGATGTGGACTGGACGATTTTGCAGCCTGTTGATCTCATGTCCAACACGCTCGGCTGGATCAAGAGCATCAAATCCGCCAATGTGGTGCGTGAGCCCTATGGCCGTATGGCCAAAACCTTGATCCACGAAGCGGATGTCGCTGCCGTTGCCGCAAAAATCCTGAGTGACGGCGGGCATTCACGCAAAACGCTCAAGCTGACAGGTTCGGAAGTCCTGACCATACCGGATAAAATCCGGGCGATCAGCGCCGCCACGGGCAAGCCGATCACATATGTCGAGGTCAGCGAGGAGCATACAAGGCAGTCCATGCGCGAACTCGGCATTGACGAGGATGTCATTGATTACGTGGTGGCATGGAACAGCAACCCGCCTGTGGAAGGCCGTGCGGTGACAAAGAGCGTACAGCAGGTGATTGGCCGCCCGCCCCTAAGTTTTACCCATTGGGTGAGAGAGCATGCTCCGCTGTTTATGTGA
- a CDS encoding glutathione S-transferase family protein, translated as MPILYSQMTSGNCYKPRLLMAKLGLPFEHVAISSIDGSTRQPAFTAKNPNGKVPLLELDDGRFLAESNAILLYLAEGTRFIPKDSYARALMYQWLFFEQYTHEPNIAVRRALLVYPERAKDATPERLAATLEGGNKALLVMEQQLQKTPYFAGDTISIADIALYAYTHEASLGGYDLSAYPSVAKWLSRVAGDEGHVPISWLPEASGG; from the coding sequence ATGCCTATACTTTATTCGCAGATGACTTCCGGAAATTGCTACAAGCCGCGCCTGTTGATGGCGAAGCTTGGTCTGCCGTTTGAGCATGTGGCTATTTCGTCCATAGACGGGTCGACGCGGCAACCTGCATTCACCGCCAAGAACCCCAATGGCAAGGTGCCGCTGCTTGAGCTTGATGATGGCCGGTTTCTGGCGGAGTCGAATGCGATCCTGCTTTATCTGGCTGAGGGAACCCGCTTCATCCCGAAAGATTCCTATGCGCGCGCCCTGATGTATCAATGGCTGTTCTTCGAACAATATACGCATGAGCCCAATATTGCCGTGCGGCGGGCTTTGCTTGTCTATCCTGAGCGCGCGAAAGACGCGACGCCGGAGCGGCTGGCGGCAACGCTGGAGGGCGGAAACAAGGCGCTGTTGGTCATGGAGCAGCAATTGCAGAAGACGCCCTATTTTGCCGGTGATACCATCAGCATCGCCGATATCGCGCTTTATGCCTATACCCACGAGGCAAGCCTGGGCGGCTATGACCTATCGGCCTATCCTTCGGTGGCCAAATGGCTGAGCCGTGTGGCTGGCGATGAGGGGCATGTGCCGATCAGCTGGTTGCCTGAGGCATCAGGCGGCTGA
- a CDS encoding ABC transporter ATP-binding protein/permease → MAEEKQSKTSAIAVAGEVQVGLLSQLRVILDVYWISPVRNRLILLLLTLFAIIIVTSAGQVRLVQWNGRFLDALSHRDFPAFLSELLVFLGIASVLLVLAVAQAWFNQMTRMKLREGLTRDLIGEWLVPRRAFKLSNSGPIGVNPDQRLHEDARHLAEMSTDLGLGLLQASILVASFIGVLWGLSSGFVFNVYGYSFSIPGYMVWAAILYAGSASAISWFVGRKLIKLNADRYQRESDLRFSLMRVNEHIDAISLYRGEQDEKVRLGLDVDSLMGAIRKLVSAWTQLVWVTSGYGWFTNVAPYLVAAPVYFTGNLSFGGMIIAVGSFNQLQASLKWFVDNFGAIADWRATLLRVTSFRQAVQSMDTLNSVEQRIKFSESDSNQLVFDGLKITAPLATVRLKEKKAVVKEGERVLITSEPGIDRTLLFRAIAGLWPWGAGNIALPKDTSILYMPRSPYFPPGSLREVMSYPLGKDAFADTELVSALHELGLDRLETMLDFRTRWDRELSDDEQQSLAFARLMLHKPQWVVIDESLDAMEAEAHDRVLGVLRDKLAKSTVVHIGREDKTNHVFSKVLHFISDPSGHGMEEEGLSGV, encoded by the coding sequence ATGGCGGAAGAGAAACAGAGCAAGACGTCCGCCATCGCTGTTGCCGGCGAAGTGCAGGTGGGACTTCTTTCTCAGCTTCGCGTTATCCTCGACGTTTATTGGATCTCACCCGTCCGCAATCGCCTCATATTGCTGCTGCTGACCCTGTTCGCCATCATCATCGTTACATCTGCCGGTCAGGTTCGCCTCGTCCAATGGAACGGGCGCTTTCTTGATGCGCTTTCCCATCGGGATTTTCCGGCATTTCTGAGCGAATTGCTGGTGTTTCTGGGTATTGCAAGTGTTCTTCTGGTCCTTGCAGTGGCGCAAGCCTGGTTCAATCAGATGACGCGCATGAAACTGCGCGAGGGGCTGACCCGCGATCTGATCGGCGAGTGGCTGGTTCCCCGCCGCGCGTTCAAGCTTTCCAATTCCGGGCCGATCGGCGTCAACCCCGACCAGCGTCTGCATGAGGATGCGCGCCATCTGGCTGAAATGTCGACGGACCTCGGTCTTGGCCTGTTGCAGGCGTCCATTCTGGTGGCAAGCTTCATTGGCGTGCTCTGGGGGCTCTCCAGCGGCTTTGTCTTCAACGTTTATGGCTACAGTTTTTCCATTCCCGGCTACATGGTTTGGGCGGCGATCCTCTATGCGGGCTCAGCGTCGGCGATCAGCTGGTTCGTCGGGCGCAAGCTGATCAAGCTCAACGCTGACCGGTATCAGCGCGAGTCTGACCTGCGTTTTTCGCTGATGCGCGTCAATGAGCATATTGATGCCATTTCGCTCTATCGGGGCGAGCAGGACGAAAAGGTGAGGCTGGGTCTTGATGTCGACAGCCTGATGGGGGCGATCCGCAAACTGGTTTCCGCGTGGACGCAACTTGTGTGGGTGACATCGGGCTATGGCTGGTTCACCAATGTCGCGCCCTATCTGGTGGCCGCACCTGTCTATTTCACCGGCAATTTGTCCTTTGGCGGCATGATCATCGCTGTTGGTTCGTTCAACCAGCTTCAGGCCTCGCTCAAATGGTTCGTCGATAATTTTGGGGCGATTGCCGACTGGCGCGCCACGCTTTTGCGCGTCACGTCATTCCGTCAGGCGGTGCAGTCGATGGATACGCTCAACAGCGTCGAGCAGCGGATCAAATTCTCGGAGTCGGATAGCAATCAGCTGGTTTTCGATGGATTGAAGATTACTGCGCCGCTGGCAACCGTGCGCCTGAAAGAGAAGAAGGCCGTGGTGAAAGAGGGTGAGCGCGTGCTCATCACCAGCGAGCCCGGCATTGACAGGACATTGCTTTTCCGCGCGATTGCCGGTCTGTGGCCATGGGGTGCAGGCAACATCGCCCTGCCGAAGGACACCTCAATTCTTTATATGCCGCGCTCGCCCTATTTCCCGCCGGGCAGTCTGCGGGAGGTGATGTCCTATCCGCTCGGCAAAGATGCTTTTGCTGACACGGAGCTTGTCTCTGCCCTGCATGAGCTTGGTCTTGATCGTCTGGAAACCATGCTTGATTTCCGCACGCGCTGGGATCGTGAGCTGAGCGACGACGAGCAGCAGTCTCTGGCCTTCGCCCGGCTGATGCTGCACAAGCCGCAATGGGTTGTTATTGACGAATCTCTTGATGCCATGGAAGCCGAAGCGCATGACCGCGTTCTGGGCGTGCTGCGCGACAAGCTTGCCAAGTCAACCGTGGTGCATATCGGGCGCGAGGACAAAACCAACCATGTGTTCTCCAAAGTGCTGCATTTTATCAGCGATCCCAGCGGTCACGGTATGGAAGAAGAGGGCTTGAGCGGGGTTTAG
- a CDS encoding cold-shock protein produces MATGTVKWFNSTKGFGFIQPDTGGADVFVHISAVERAGLRGLNDGQKINYEIVQDRRSGKSSADNLSVAG; encoded by the coding sequence ATGGCTACGGGAACAGTGAAATGGTTCAACAGCACTAAAGGCTTTGGTTTCATCCAGCCTGACACCGGCGGTGCAGACGTTTTCGTACACATCTCTGCTGTTGAGCGTGCAGGTTTGCGCGGCCTCAATGACGGCCAGAAGATCAACTACGAAATCGTACAGGATCGTCGTTCGGGCAAGTCGTCCGCAGACAACCTCAGCGTTGCTGGCTAA
- a CDS encoding LysR family transcriptional regulator translates to MDRLAGIQEFVAVVDAGGFSAAAQKLHLSRSAVGKAIARLEERLGVRLCHRTTRAFKLTSDGHAFYEHCVRILAELDIAENAMTTDKEQPAGRLRISVPVIFGRRCVAPVIADIARQNSELRFDVSFTDRPVDLIDESYDLVVRNSALPDSAVLTARRIARQRMTICAAPAYLAARGIPRKIEDIAEHDSIVYGRDGNTRSWVFPNGKGGTYAAPARSRLILDDLEATADMAVAGMGLAWLPCWLIRERVHSGTLVRVLPDIEPLVFDTYAVWPKAPFMPARLRVLIDALASRLPGMTGADGEIKSAA, encoded by the coding sequence ATGGATCGGCTTGCGGGTATTCAGGAATTTGTCGCAGTGGTGGATGCCGGAGGCTTTTCTGCCGCTGCCCAGAAACTTCACCTTTCCCGCTCTGCCGTCGGAAAGGCCATTGCCCGGCTGGAAGAACGGCTCGGCGTTCGCCTTTGCCACCGCACCACCCGGGCATTCAAGCTGACAAGCGATGGCCACGCTTTTTACGAGCATTGCGTGCGGATATTGGCCGAACTCGATATTGCCGAAAACGCCATGACCACGGACAAGGAGCAACCGGCTGGCCGCCTGCGCATCAGCGTTCCCGTAATTTTTGGCCGGCGCTGCGTGGCTCCTGTTATCGCGGATATTGCCCGTCAGAACAGCGAGCTGCGTTTTGATGTTTCATTCACCGATCGGCCTGTAGACCTGATTGATGAGAGCTATGATCTCGTCGTCCGCAATTCTGCACTGCCTGATAGTGCCGTTCTCACAGCACGCCGGATCGCGCGGCAACGTATGACGATTTGTGCCGCTCCAGCCTATTTGGCTGCGCGTGGAATACCACGAAAAATTGAGGATATTGCGGAGCATGACTCCATTGTTTATGGCCGCGATGGCAATACACGGTCTTGGGTTTTCCCCAACGGGAAAGGTGGCACCTACGCCGCCCCTGCCCGCAGCCGTTTGATCCTCGATGATCTGGAGGCTACCGCGGATATGGCCGTCGCGGGCATGGGGCTGGCGTGGCTGCCCTGCTGGCTCATTCGTGAACGGGTGCATAGCGGCACGCTTGTCCGGGTACTGCCCGACATCGAACCGCTGGTTTTTGACACCTATGCCGTCTGGCCGAAAGCACCTTTCATGCCCGCGCGGCTGCGCGTGCTGATCGATGCGCTTGCCTCGCGCCTGCCCGGGATGACCGGAGCAGACGGCGAAATCAAATCAGCCGCCTGA